In a single window of the archaeon BMS3Bbin15 genome:
- the cysA_2 gene encoding sulfate/thiosulfate import ATP-binding protein CysA, giving the protein MNNVVELRGIGKTFGSEEVLKDIDLEVRKGEFISFLAPSGSGKTTLLRIINLLEEPSSGEMKIFGRDMNSINKKGRLEVRRRMTLVSQKPVMFSGSVFDNISYGLKIRHYSKNDIKEKVKEVLELVGFAGYEDRNARTLSGGETQRLCFARALIFDPELLLLDEPTTSLDPISEAKIHNIIKEIKKLGITIILATHKQEEALGLSDRIAVFNEGNMEQVSGVEELFHFPETRFAAEFTGMCNIFYGKVEGKESRETIVELEGETLSLPFDVSGSEVCFGIRPEEVMILREDVPVNTIHRNIFNGVIIDIYPKNSALKRLTLDTGKIRVFADLPNHAVEKMQLRKGKKVMFSLKLSSIRRLI; this is encoded by the coding sequence ATGAATAATGTTGTTGAGTTGCGTGGTATTGGTAAAACCTTTGGTTCAGAAGAGGTTTTAAAAGATATAGACCTCGAGGTGAGAAAGGGCGAGTTTATTTCCTTCCTTGCTCCAAGCGGCTCTGGTAAAACAACACTGTTGAGGATAATAAATCTTCTTGAAGAGCCAAGTAGTGGTGAAATGAAAATTTTTGGCAGGGATATGAATAGTATTAACAAAAAAGGTAGGCTTGAGGTTAGAAGGAGGATGACACTGGTATCACAGAAGCCAGTTATGTTCTCCGGCAGTGTTTTTGATAATATATCCTATGGCCTCAAAATAAGGCACTACAGTAAAAACGATATAAAAGAAAAGGTAAAAGAAGTTCTTGAGCTGGTGGGTTTTGCAGGTTATGAGGATAGAAATGCAAGAACCCTATCTGGGGGTGAAACCCAGCGTTTATGTTTTGCCAGAGCTTTGATTTTTGACCCAGAACTTCTCCTTCTGGACGAACCAACCACAAGCCTCGACCCCATAAGCGAGGCAAAAATACACAATATAATAAAGGAGATAAAAAAACTAGGTATTACAATTATTCTTGCAACACACAAGCAGGAAGAGGCACTTGGCCTGAGCGATAGAATAGCTGTGTTCAATGAAGGTAATATGGAGCAGGTTTCAGGGGTTGAAGAACTTTTCCATTTTCCAGAGACAAGATTTGCTGCAGAGTTCACAGGCATGTGCAATATCTTCTATGGTAAAGTTGAAGGTAAGGAGAGCAGGGAAACAATAGTTGAATTGGAGGGAGAGACTTTATCTCTGCCCTTTGATGTATCAGGCTCGGAGGTGTGCTTTGGAATAAGACCGGAGGAAGTTATGATTCTGAGAGAAGATGTACCGGTAAATACAATCCATAGAAATATATTTAATGGAGTAATTATAGATATTTACCCGAAAAACAGTGCTCTTAAAAGACTAACTCTGGACACAGGAAAAATTAGAGTTTTTGCGGATCTGCCAAATCATGCGGTTGAAAAAATGCAACTCAGAAAGGGAAAGAAGGTTATGTTTTCCCTCAAGCTTTCCTCAATCAGGAGGTTAATTTGA
- a CDS encoding putative transcriptional regulator, protein MEDYGFLTKRQMEVLGLRAQGYSQEEIAKLLGTSRENITIIDKRAREKVRKARTTIKIFESLEPVEVTIPTSINLFSAPQVIFHAADRHEIKIRYNSTTVIGILRRKAGNSIVGNSVVEPIKIKILRSGSIIV, encoded by the coding sequence ATGGAAGACTATGGATTTCTAACTAAACGTCAGATGGAGGTTCTCGGGCTCAGAGCCCAGGGCTACAGTCAGGAAGAGATTGCCAAACTTCTAGGTACAAGCAGGGAGAATATAACCATAATAGATAAGAGAGCAAGAGAAAAAGTTAGGAAGGCAAGGACCACTATAAAAATATTTGAAAGCCTTGAACCTGTCGAGGTAACTATACCGACTTCTATAAATCTTTTCAGCGCGCCTCAGGTTATTTTTCATGCAGCAGACAGACATGAGATTAAAATAAGGTATAATTCCACAACAGTTATAGGGATACTAAGAAGAAAGGCTGGAAATAGTATTGTAGGCAATTCAGTTGTGGAGCCTATAAAAATAAAAATCCTTAGAAGTGGTTCTATTATTGTTTAG
- a CDS encoding nascent polypeptide-associated complex protein, with translation MFPGKVNPKQMKKMMKQMGMEMEEIDVKEVIIKLEDSEIVISDPQVNIVKAMGQTTYQIVGKETVRSSISEDDIKLVAEQTNVTPEEAKKALEESNGDLAEAIMKLQG, from the coding sequence ATGTTTCCAGGAAAAGTAAATCCCAAGCAAATGAAAAAGATGATGAAACAGATGGGAATGGAAATGGAAGAAATTGATGTTAAAGAGGTAATCATAAAGCTTGAAGACAGTGAGATAGTTATTTCAGACCCTCAGGTGAATATTGTTAAAGCCATGGGTCAGACAACCTATCAGATTGTTGGCAAGGAAACAGTAAGAAGCTCTATTTCTGAAGATGATATAAAGCTTGTTGCAGAGCAGACTAATGTAACTCCAGAAGAGGCAAAAAAAGCTCTTGAAGAGAGCAACGGCGACCTTGCCGAAGCTATAATGAAGCTCCAGGGTTGA
- a CDS encoding sulfur transfer protein SirA encodes MSEVEIPKVGRITVDTVVDCSGMVCPRPQLEVKKAAIHLKPGEVAEVILTNPASVETVPKILQKTGCTLLGYIKEQGTFKLYFRKESITIR; translated from the coding sequence ATGAGTGAAGTTGAAATCCCAAAAGTAGGTAGAATAACAGTTGATACTGTTGTTGACTGCTCTGGCATGGTCTGTCCAAGACCTCAGCTTGAAGTTAAGAAAGCTGCTATCCATCTGAAACCAGGCGAGGTGGCAGAGGTAATATTAACAAATCCAGCTTCTGTAGAGACTGTACCAAAAATTCTGCAGAAAACAGGATGTACTCTACTGGGATATATAAAAGAGCAGGGAACTTTTAAGTTATATTTCAGAAAGGAGTCAATTACCATCCGTTAA
- the kaiC_2 gene encoding circadian clock protein kinase KaiC produces MDRAATGVRGLDDVLHGGFPFPGVVLIAGEPGAGKTTLCMQTLFEGARRGESGLYITAISEPVDQIHKYMAGYRFYDRSLVEEGLIKFLDISSLLLKEEHEGGGAKAALDFATDFIRKSGVKRVVIDSITPFSFTFAEPQGYRRFLHELFTMLKAMETLTLLVAEFSPDETTNPENYMADGVVFLYLQKTEVPDIYKPAIQIRKMKGTEHTKDILRLGFTREGLRIL; encoded by the coding sequence ATGGATAGAGCAGCTACCGGTGTGAGGGGTCTCGATGATGTGCTTCATGGGGGATTTCCTTTTCCCGGTGTTGTTCTTATAGCTGGTGAACCGGGAGCTGGAAAGACTACCCTCTGCATGCAGACTCTCTTTGAAGGTGCAAGACGCGGTGAATCAGGACTTTATATAACAGCTATCTCAGAACCTGTTGACCAGATTCATAAATATATGGCAGGCTACAGGTTTTATGACCGCTCTCTTGTGGAAGAGGGTCTGATAAAGTTTCTGGATATATCATCACTGCTTCTCAAAGAGGAGCACGAGGGAGGTGGAGCTAAGGCTGCCCTGGATTTTGCTACGGATTTTATAAGGAAGAGTGGGGTAAAAAGGGTGGTTATAGATAGTATAACCCCTTTTTCCTTTACATTTGCGGAACCCCAGGGTTACAGGAGATTCCTCCATGAACTTTTTACTATGCTAAAAGCTATGGAAACCTTAACACTTCTTGTTGCAGAATTCTCTCCTGATGAAACCACCAATCCAGAGAATTACATGGCTGATGGCGTTGTATTTCTGTATCTCCAGAAAACAGAGGTGCCGGATATTTATAAGCCTGCAATCCAGATAAGGAAGATGAAGGGAACAGAGCACACAAAGGATATTCTTCGCCTGGGTTTCACAAGAGAGGGTTTAAGGATATTGTAG